One part of the Alosa alosa isolate M-15738 ecotype Scorff River chromosome 4, AALO_Geno_1.1, whole genome shotgun sequence genome encodes these proteins:
- the LOC125293399 gene encoding LOW QUALITY PROTEIN: receptor tyrosine-protein kinase erbB-3-like (The sequence of the model RefSeq protein was modified relative to this genomic sequence to represent the inferred CDS: deleted 1 base in 1 codon), producing the protein MENRQVLALCTVFLCGLHVATCQTSQEVCPGTQNGLSFTGNPERHYNNLRESYTGCEIVMGNLEIVHMEQDRNFSFLGSIREVTGYILIATNQFQRLPLDRLRVIRGNTLYEKQFALSVFLNFDGGHGLEELGLIHLTEILEGGVQIVNNKYLKYAPLINWKDIVRDPKAPLDFKDNGERGQCHVMCQPNNMDKTCWGPNEEQCQKLTKTVCAPQCNGHCFGPSPRECCDVECAGGCSGALNTDCFACHRFNDSGACVQQCPQKFIYNQNTFKLELNPNVKYQYGSICVPQCPTHFVVDDSSCVSSCPPNKMEVVTPDGLKECESCGGLCPKVCKGTGARNKQTVDSSNIDSFINCTKIQGSLHFLGIGIKGDDYEKIPPLDPEKLKVFSTVREITDTLNIQSWPDSLSDLSVFSSLTTIQGRSLHRPFALLVMKVDTLTSLGLHSLREIGDGSVYIKENANLCYHHTVNWTRLFSGGRLAKRLKANDIKNNKPLDNCTAEGHVCDQLCSDAGCWGPGPNQCLSCRNHSRDATCVAHCNFYSGEPREFAGQKGECISCHSECQSQDGGESCTGPGDQECVACAHLQDGPHCVSACPNDVMGDNGVIIFKYPNKLGHCEPCHVNCTQGCTGPTLWDCVNSSRAANSSVIAGIVAGVLIGLLFLLALVGLGMLYRRSLSIRRKRTMRRYLESSEGYEPFDPGEKGTKVHTRILKATELRKGKTLGSGVFGTVHKAVWIPEGDSVKIPVAIKTISDPTGRQTFTEITDHMLSMGSLDHPYIVRLLGICPGPSLQLVTQLSLQGSLLEYLRQHKDNLEPQRLLNWCVQIAKGMFYLEEHRLVHRNLAARNVLVKSDYIVQVSDFGVADLLYPDDKKYVYSEVKTPIKWMALESILFRQFTHQSDVWSYGVTVWEMMSHGAEPYTAMHPQEVPGLLEKGERLSQPQICTIDVYMVMVKCWMVDENIRPTFKELANEFTKMARDPSRYLVQKNSVEAGQDGSLREIKWSNLEADLDDDGVSDDGFATPPLHLSPSRSHSRLRINSQRTGAALSAPVGYIPMTPTPREARQLRSQRSRVSSRRTVSECSEGRGTMVDVDMASHMGSLKRTRNRGDSAYMSTSLSIASEIPSQGIMVEEEEDPSLYVIPRASHQPETDPLLSHSSPRNTTLSDRQGRNSRSPPGPGADASPEYELMTKQAPPPAQAPRRFADQLDDSSTDVWKRVSAISSTVCISDLPLTGEEPEPAQPQEQPSPNAAPSPAAAPDSDPAYSQDSKSGPENDGEALLDTSQQLYHAVEYEYMDIRSSLKVTGDNGSPSSEEGPGAAASVERDEGLGGDSNDEDQEGKSHEGEQEEMWVAQSGPLASRVGFRDGMAGMEQVEEYEEMGATKGDSSTVDEVEYQNMPCGKALMRPGGVTAGVGKYVKVRTGVGEPGSASFDNPDYWHSRLFHKQDALRT; encoded by the exons TTTGTCCAGGTACCCAGAATGGCTTGAGTTTCACCGGTAACCCTGAGCGCCACTATAACAACCTGCGGGAGAGTTACACAGGCTGCGAGATCGTCATGGGCAACCTGGAGATCGTCCACATGGAACAGGATCGTAACTTTTCCTTCCTCGGG AGCATCAGAGAGGTGACAGGCTACATCCTCATCGCCACCAATCAGTTCCAGCGGCTGCCACTAGACAGGCTGCGTGTAATCAGGGGGAACACGCTCTATGAGAAGCAGTTTGCCCTGTCTGTCTTCCTCAACTTTGACGGAGGCCACGGGCTGGAGGAACTGGGCCTCATCCACCTCACAG AGATTCTTGAGGGAGGAGTGCAGATTGTAAACAACAAGTATCTGAAGTACGCCCCCCTG ATCAACTGGAAGGACATTGTGAGGGACCCCAAGGCACCTCTGGACTTCAAAgacaatggagagagag GACAGTGCCATGTAATGTGTCAACCAAACAACATGGACAAGACCTGTTGGGGGCCCAATGAGGAGCAGTGTCAGAAGT TGACCAAGACGGTGTGCGCCCCGCAGTGCAACGGCCACTGTTTCGGGCCCAGTCCGCGGGAGTGCTGTGACGTGGAGTGCGCTGGCGGCTGCAGTGGAGCCCTCAACACTGACTGCTTT gcatgccATCGCTTCAATGACTCTGGGGCCTGTGTGCAACAGTGCCCCCAGAAATTCATCTACAACCAGAACACCTTCAAGTTAGAGCTGAACCCGAATGTCAAGTACCAGTATGGTTCAATATGTGTACCTCAGTGTCCAA cacactttgTGGTGGATGACAGCTCATGTGTGAGCAGCTGTCCCCCTAACAAGATGGAGGTGGTGACGCCCGACGGCCTGAAGGAGTGTGAATCCTGCGGGGGTCTATGCCCAAAAG TGTGCAAAGGCACTGGTGCCAGGAATAAGCAGACAGTGGATTCCAGCAACATTGACAGTtttattaattgcacaaaaatTCAAGGCAGCCTGCACTTTCTCGGAATCGGCATCAAAGG AGATGATTATGAGAAGATTCCACCTCTGGATCCAGAGAAGCTCAAAGTGTTCAGCACAGTCAGAGAGATCACAG ACACTTTGAATATCCAGTCCTGGCCTGACTCCCTCTCAGACCTGTCGGTCTTCTCCAGCCTCACCACCATACAGGGCCGATCCCTGCACAG GCCCTTTGCTCTGCTGGTGATGAAGGTGGACACCCTCACCTCTCTGGGTCTGCATTCGCTGCGAGAGATCGGCGACGGCAGCGTCTACATCAAGGAGAACGCCAACCTGTGCTACCACCACACCGTGAACTGGACTCGTCTCTTCTCCGGCGGGCGTCTGGCTAAACGGCTCAAGGCCAACGACATCAAGAACAACAAGCCACTGGACAACTGCA ctgCGGAGGGTCATGTGTGTGACCAGCTGTGCTCAGATGCAGGCTGTTGGGGACCGGGCCCAAACCAGTGTCTCTCCTGTAGGAACCACAGTCGAGACGCAACCTGCGTGGCCCACTGCAACTTCTATTCAGG GGAGCCACGTGAGTTTGCAGGGCAGAAAGGCGAGTGTATCTCCTGCCATTCTGAATGTCAGTCACAGGATGGTGGTGAAAGTTGCACAGGACCG GGGGATCAGGAGTGTGTAGCGTGTGCACATCTGCAGGACGGCCCTcactgtgtgtctgcctgcccaAATGATGTGATGGGGGATAATGGTGTCATCATCTTTAAATACCCAAACAAACTGGGCCACTGTGAACCCTGCCATGTCAACTGCACACAAGG GTGCACTGGGCCTACTCTGTGGGATTGTGTGAATTCCAGCAGGGCAGCCAACAG CTCCGTCATAGCTGGGATAGTGGCCGGAGTGCTGATtggtctcctcttcctcctggctCTGGTTGGGCTGGGCATGCTCTACCGCCGCAGTCTTTCTATTCGCCGCAAACGCACCATGCGGAGGTACCTGGAGAGCAGTGAG GGATATGAACCTTTTGACCCAGGAGAGAAGGGCACCAAAGTTCACACACGGATCCTCAAAGCTACGGAACTGCGCAAGGGCAAGACACTGGGCTCTGGCGTCTTCGGCACTGTCCACAAG GCTGTATGGATTCCAGAGGGAGACTCAGTGAAAATCCCTGTGGCAATAAAGACCATCTCCGACCCCACTGGCCGTCAGACCTTCACTGAGATCACCGAT CACATGTTGTCCATGGGCAGTCTTGACCACCCGTACATCGTGAGGCTGCTGGGTATCTGTCCGGGCCCTTCCCTGCAGCTGGTGACGCAGCTCAGCCTCCAGGGCTCCCTGCTGGAGTACCTCAGGCAGCACAAGGACAATCTGGAGCCACAGCGCCTGCTCAACTGGTGTGTGCAGATCGCCAAg GGAATGTTCTATCTGGAAGAGCACCGCCTGGTTCACAGGAACCTCGCTGCTCGTAATGTACTGGTGAAGAGTGATTACATCGTGCAGGTCTCAGACTTTGGGGTGGCAGACCTTCTTTATCCCGATGACAAGAAATATGTCTACAGCGAAGTCAAG ACACCAATCAAATGGATGGCATTGGAGAGCATTCTATTCCGCCAGTTTACACACCAAAGTGATGTCTGGAGTTACG GAGTAACAGTGTGGGAGATGATGTCCCATGGGGCTGAGCCCTATACAGCTATGCATCCCCAGGAGGTTCCAGGCTTACTGGAGAAAGGAGAGCGTTTGTCCCAGCCTCAGATCTGCACTATAGATGTCTACATGGTCATGGTCAAAT GCTGGATGGTTGATGAGAACATCCGACCTACCTTCAAAGAATTGGCAAATGAGTTCACAAAAATGGCCCGAGACCCGAGCAGATACCTTGTCCAG AAGAACTCTGTTGAGGCAGGACAAGACGGTTCCCTGCGAGAAATCAAATGGTCTAATTTGGAAGCTGACCTTGACGATGATGGAGTATCAGATGATGGCTTTGCTACACCTCCTCTACATCTATCACCATCTCGAAGCCACTCCCGACTACGGATCAACTCTCAAAGA ACTGGTGCGGCCCTTTCTGCTCCGGTGGGATACATACCtatgacccccacccccagggAGGCTAGACAG CTGCGGAGTCAAAGATCGAGGGTCAGCTCTCGGCGGACAGTGTCCGAGTGCTCAGAGGGCCGAGGCACCATGGTGGATGTGGATATGGCCTCCCATATGGGTAGCCTGAAGAGGACTCGCAACCGTGGGGACAGTGCGTACATGTCTACGTCCTTGTCCATAGCCTCAGAAATCCCTTCTCAGGGGAtaatggtggaggaggaggaggaccccAGTCTTTATGTAATACCTAGAGCCAGCCACCAACCAGAGACAG atCCTCTGCTGTCACATTCCAGCCCCAGGAACACCACTCTGAGTGACAGACAGGGCAGAAACTCCAGGTCTCCACCAGGACCAGGAGCCGATGCCTCCCCGGAGTATGAGCTGATGACAAAGCAAGCTCCACCTCCTGCCCAGGCTCCCAGAAGATTTGCTGATCAACTCGATGACAGCTCCACAGATGTGTGGAAAAGAGTGTCTGCCATTTCATCCACAGTGTGTATCTCTGACCTCCCACTGACAGGAGAAGAGCCTGAGCCCGCCCAACCTCAAGAGCAGCCAAGTCCGAACGCGGCTCCCTCTCCGGCAGCAGCCCCAGATTCAGACCCAGCGTATTCACAGGACTCCAAGAGCGGACCTGAAAATGATGGAGAGGCCCTATTGGACACATCACAGCAACTGTATCACGCTGTGGAGTATGAGTACATGGATATCCGCAGCTCACTCAAAGTCACAGGAGACAACGGGAGTCCCAGTTCAGAGGAGGGCCCAGGAGCAGCTGCCTCtgtggagagagatgaaggactCGGGGGAGACAGCAATGATGAGGACCAGGAAGGGAAAAGCCATGAAGGGGAACAGGAGGAAATGTGGGTAGCACAATCAGGGCCTCTCGCAAGCAGGGTAGGCTTCAGGGATGGAATGGCAGGGATGGAGCAGGTGGAGGAATATGAGGAGATGGGTGCAACCAAAGGAGACTCCAGCACTGTGGATGAGGTGGAGTACCAGAACATGCCTTGTGGGAAGGCTCTAATGAGGCCAGGGGGAGTGACTGCAGGAGTGGGGAAGTATGTTAAAGTGCGCACTGGCGTAGGGGAGCCAGGCAGCGCATCTTTTGACAACCCAGACTACTGGCACAGTAGACTTTTTCACAAGCAAGATGCTCTGCGCACATGA